A portion of the Bubalus kerabau isolate K-KA32 ecotype Philippines breed swamp buffalo chromosome 1, PCC_UOA_SB_1v2, whole genome shotgun sequence genome contains these proteins:
- the LOC129641389 gene encoding NKG2-A/NKG2-B type II integral membrane protein-like codes for MNNQTQNYPEPNLAKDSRKQQVRGLWSPREEIVAVILGIICFVLMYTLVRVITFIPPALIQKQNNSSWITRLQKEDHCGRFPKDWFTYSNNCYYIIFEAKTWNGSLTACASKNSTLLYLDNEEELKFLKSLSIVSWIPVFREGRGHPWMWQNGSTCKLQISDFPPEKGNCAVLSSGNIKSDDCEFPNLYTCKHKLEN; via the exons ATGAACAATCAAACGCAAAACTACCCAGAACCAAATCTGGCTAAGGACTCCAGGAAACAGCAAGTTAGAG GCTTATGGTCACCTCGAGAGGAGATTGTTGCTGTGATCCTGGGAATCATCTGTTTTGTCTTGATGTATACTCTAGTGAGAGTGATAACTTTTATTCCAC CTGCTCTAATACAGAAACAGAATAACTCCTCTTGGATAACAAGGCTCCAGAAAG AAGACCATTGTGGTCGTTTTCCAAAAGACTGGTTTACATATTCCAACAACTGCTATTATATCATCTTTGAAGCAAAAACATGGAATGGGAGTTTGACAGCCTGTGCTTCTAAGAACTCTACTCTGCTTTATTTAGATAATGAAGAGGAACTG AAATTTCTGAAGTCCCTATCAATTGTGTCATGGATTCCAGTCTTTCGTGAAGGCCGTGGTCATCCGTGGATGTGGCAAAATGGCTCAACTTGCAAACTACA AATATCAGACTTCCCACCTGAGAAAGGAAACTGTGCAGTGCTATCCTCGGGGAACATAAAGTCAGATGACTGTGAATTCCCAAATTTGTATACTTGCAAGCACAAGCTTGAGAATTAA